The Tautonia plasticadhaerens nucleotide sequence AGGCGGATCGCCTGGGCGGCGAGCTGGTACTCCACGAACAGCTCGCCCGGCAGGTGCAGCACCTTCGCCGGCCCGATCGACAGGCAGGAGACCGGGATCGGGTCGCCCGCCCGGCAGCGCCTCAGCCAGGCCAGGCCCCGGGCCGCGGACACCCGGCCCTCGGCGTCCCCGCCCTCGAGGGTCGCCTCCAGCTCCTCCTCGACCAGGTGTTTCCCCGGCGGCAGGAGCACCGGCACCGCCTCCCACCCCAGATCCCCGGCCGAGATCGGGTGCCGGGCCGTCGAGGCGGCCTCCCAGGCCCGTTTCATGCCCTCGGCCAGGCGATCGGCGAGGAGCCGGCGGTTCTCGGGGGCCCCGTCGTTCCACTTGCCCGCGCCGATGTTCCCGCCGGCGCCGTCGAAGTGGACGTGGGGCACGCCGGTCTCGTCCTCCCGGGCCTCCCGGGCGAGGCCGGGGAAGTCGCACGAGGCCAGCCCGGTGCGGTAGTAGCTCTGGGGATGGGTGGCGTAGTACGACAGGGCGGCGACCGGCTCCTCGCCGTCGAAGAAGGCGAGGAGCTTGACGTCCGGGTCGATCGTCCCGGCCGGCTCGGCGCGGAGTTCCACGTCCTGGCAGGCGGTGTACCGGGTGGCCCGGACCTTGCCGTCCTCGCCGAGGATCCGGCGGTTCGAGGCCACCTGCCCGACCATCCCCTCGCCGATGCCGAGGTGGGTGACGGGCCTCGCCTCGTCCTTCGCCTCGCGGGCGGCCTCGGCGGCCCGGGCGATCACGTCCCGGGCGAAGTCGGGGTCGAAGTAGGACTCGGCCGGGTCGATGCCGTGCTCGACGAGCAGGTCGGCGACGGTGAAGTCGCAGGTCGGCGCGTCGTGCTGGTGCAGGGCATGGACGGCGACCCGGTCCGGGGTCGTGCCGACCGCCCCGGCGATCGCCCGCTTGAACGCGTCCTGGCCGCCGTTGCCGATGCCGATCCAGTCGACCGCCACCAGCACGATCGGCCCGCCCTCGCCGACGAGCACCACGCCCTTGCAGTGCAGGGGGTCCTGCACCCCCTCGGTCGGGTCGTAGGCCATCGGCGTGCCGACCGGCGGCGAGGCGTCCACGTCGAAGGTGCCGACCTTCAACGGCTCGCTCGCCGGGGAGGGCGGTGCGGCCAGGCCGAGCAGGGCCAGCACCGCCATTGCGACGGAGTCTATGCGCATCGGGATCACTCCGGGCTGGTGGGCAGCGGTCGGATGCTGACCTCCTTGAAGAAGACCACGTCGCCGGGGTCGTGGACCTGGAGGCCGATGTAGCCGGCCCGGGGCCGCACCGGCTCCCGCTTCGGCTCGTACCACTCGGTCCGGGGGGGCAGGTCCTCGGCCTTGGGGTCGAACTCGGAGAGGCGGACGCCGTCGACGTCGACCGTGACGAGGTCGCCGTCGAGGGTGATGACCATCGTCTTCCACTCCTCGGGGGCCTTCTCCGGGCTCGACGTGGCCGGGGCGAGGGAGTAGATGGCGCCGGTGCGGTGCAGCGGGTCGGGGAAGTCGCAGATCTGCACCTCGTAGCCGTGGTGGACGGCGAACCAGGCGCCGGTCTCGGCGTCGGGGTCGGAGGGGGCCTTGAGCTTCTCCAGGTCGTCGGCCACCCGGACGTGGACCCCGGCGTTGTCCCGGGCGTCCTCGGAGCGGTAGACGACCCGGATCTGGCAGTCTCCCAGCGTCTCCTTCGTGTAGAGGAGCACGCCGAGGCCGTCGGGCGAGGGGTCCGTCCGCAGGGAGCCGTCGACCAGGGAGAAGCCGCCCCCGCCGACCTGGGTCCAGGCCTCCCGGTCGAGGGCGGTGCCGTCGAACAGGGGGCGCCAGCCCTCGTCGTCGGCCGCGAGGCAGGGGGCGGGGGCGGCCCCCCCCAGCAGGATCATCGAGAGCAGGGCGACGCGGGGGGATCGGGGCATGGGATGCACCTCCGGGGGCCTCGGCCGGGGAGGACCGCCGTCCGGCGTCGACCGGTCGGCCTCCTTTCGGCGGTCGGAAACCCGGAGGATAAGGCCCGATCGCCCCCGTGTCCAGGACCGGCAGCGGGCCGGGCCGGGCCGGGCGTCTCAGCCCCCGAGGCCCCAGTCGAGCCAGTCGTACGCCCGGGCCTGGGCCTCGGGCGGGTAGGCGTGCCCCTGGCGGTGGTTGAACAGGCCGAGGGCGTCGGGGGCGCCGAGCAGGCGATAGGCGGGCAGGCAGGCCTCGATGTAGGGCCAGCTCCGGTCGCCGTCGGCCGAGTCGCCGCCGATGAGCAGGAACGGGCGGGGAGCCACCAGGGCGAGCACCTGGGCGTGGTCGAGGGCGAAGCCGGGCCGGTTGACCGCCTCGCCGTGGTACCAGGGGGCGTCCCAGTTGGAGTAACCGATGCCGATGCCCCCCTCGCTGGAGACGGTCGCGGCGACCCGGTCGTCGAGGGCGGCCAGGAACAGCGCCTCCTTGGCCCCGAGCGAGTGGCCGATGGCGGCGACCCGGTCCCGGTCGACGTCGGGCTCGGCCAGGAGCAGGTCGAGGGCGCGCCGGGCGTCGAAGGTCATCTGGGCGGTGCCGGTCGCCCCGGGGTGGCGTCGGCGCTGCCAGGCGACGGCGTCCTGGTAGCGACCGGGGCCGCCCTGTTCCCAGAGGAAGCAGCGGGGGCAGACGGCGACGTAACCCCGTCGGGCCAGGTGCAGGCCGATGGACTTGTCGGCGGGCCCTTCGAGCCCGGCGGGCTGGCGGATCGTGTAGTCGACCGTCGAATGGAGGACGACCGCGCCGGGGCGGCTGGCGAGCGGGGCCGGGTCGGCCGGGCGGAGCAGGTAGGCCTCGACGAGTCGGCCGGGCTCCGGCTCATACCGGACGAGCAGGCGATCGACCGGAGGCTGGCCGTCGGCCTCGGGGGCGACGGTGTCCCGCCCCAGGACGGTCGGGGGCGGGAGCGGGCCGGGGTCGTCGATGCGGCCGAGGAAGTCGAGCCAGGCGCGTCGCAGCTCGGCCCGGCGGCGCGCCCAGGCGTCGGGCGAGGGGATCGGCCGCCCCCCGGCGTCGAGCAGGGCAGGGGCGGGCCGGTCGGCATCCGCCGGGATCGAATCGGGGGGCGTCTGGACCTCGGCCAACCAGGGGGGTGGGGTGCCGCGATCGGGGCGGGGGGCGGTGCGGGACGGGGATCGCATGGGTCGGCAACCTCCGATCGGTGTTCGATGGGCCGGCTCGTCCCGTTCGTTCATCCGAGGGTGGTGCAGGCGGGGCCGGGCGTCCCGGTCAGAGCCTCCCCTCTCCCCGCTCGCGGGGAGAGGGGGGCAGATCCGGACCCTCGCCCCCGTCTGCGGGGGAGAGGGTGGGCGAAGCCCGGGTGAGGGGGATCGGACGACGCGAACGGCCTTGCGATCTTGCACCGACCCCTCACCCCAACCCTCTCCCCGCGAGCGGGGAGAGGGGGGCGGAGTGCCGGGCGATGCCCGGCGTGAGGGCGGTCGGCCGGGCCCGGCCCGGACGGCCGGTCGGGATCACTCGGCGCCCTCGGCGGGGGCGGACTCGCCCTCGGCGCCCTTCTTGGCCTTGGGCTTGGGGCCCTCGGTGGCGCGCTGGGCGCGGGCCTCGATCTTGGCGGCCTTCTTGACCTTGCGGGCCTCGCGCTTCTGGACGCGGGCGGCGGCGGCCTCGGCCTCGCTCGCCTTGCCGCGGACGCGCTCCTTCAGGCGGACGGCCTTGCCGACGCGGTCCCGCAGGTAGTAGAGCTTCGCCCGGCGGACCTTGCCCGAGCGCTTCACGGCGACGTCGGCGATCCGGGGGGAGTGGACCGGGAAGGTCCGCTCCACGCCCTCCCCGGCGACGATCCGGCGGACGGTGAAGACCTCACGGACGCCGCCGCCGGAGCGGGAGATGACGACGCCGTTGAAGATCTGGATGCGTTCCTTGTCCCCTTCGAGGATCCGGACGTGCACGTCGACCGTGTCGCCGATCTCGAAGTGCGGGACCGTCTCGCGGAGGCCGGTCTTCTCGACCAGCTCCATCAGGGCGTTCTGCATGGCTGGGGTCCTCGTGTCGGATGACTGCGATTGGATTGATGATCGGTCAGGCCGGGGGCCCGGCCTCGCGGCGGTGCCGGCGTCTCCAGCGGTCGATGGCGGCGTGGTCGCCGCCCAGCAGGACCTCGGGGACGCCCAGCCCGCGATAGGAGCGGGGCCGGGTGTAGTGGGGATATTCGAGGCCGCCGTCGGGGCCGAAGGATTCGTCGAGGGCGCTCCGCTCGTCGCCGAGCACGCCGGGCACCAGCCGCATGACCGCGTCGATGACCGCCATGGCCGGGACCTCGCCGCCGGAGAGGACGTAGTCGCCGATGGAGAGGGCCTCGGGCCGGAGCACGTCGAAGATCCGCTGGTCGAAGCCCTCGTAACGGCCGCAGAGCAGGACGATCCGGGGCTCCCCGGCCAGTTCCGAGACGAACGCCTGGTCCAGCCTCCGGCCGGCGGGGGTCATCGCGATCAGCCGGCCGGGCCCGTCGCCGAAGCTCGCCCGCACGGCCTCGACCGCCGAGACGACCGGGGGGGCCATCATCAGCATGCCGGGGCCGCCGCCGAAGGGGGTGTCGTCGACGCTCCGGTGCTTGTCCAGCGCCCAGCGGCGGATGTCCCAGAGGTCGACCGAGACCAGCCCTCGGCGGATCGCCCGCTTCAGGATGCTCTCGGAGAGGAACCCCTCGAAGAGGCCGGGGAACAGGGTCAGCACGTCGAACCGCAGGGGCGGCGGGGGCATCGTCGGGTGGACCTGGGCGGCGGCCGTTCGGGGGGGAGGGTGGGTGACGGATGGTGGGCGACGGAGGTCGGGGATTCGGGATCCGGACCCCGCCATCGGTCATCCGCCACCGGGCGTCCCCGCCCCGGCGGCCGCGGCGGGCGAGCGGCTCAGGACGACGATTCCTCGGCCTTGGCCTCCTCGGCGGCCGGGGCGGCCTCGGCGGCCGGGGCCGGCTCGGGCTCGGGGGCCGGGGGGGCGGCCTTGGCCTTGGGGGCGGGGCCGCCGGTCAGGTGCGTGGTCTTGGCGCCGGGGGCGGGACGCTCCTCGGCCGGGACGTTGTCCCAGGGCTCGCCGTTGCCCGGCTTGGTGATGCCGTGCCGCTTGAGCATGGCGGCCACCTTCTCGGTCGGCTGGGCGCCGACGGACAGCCAGTAGCGGACCCGCGGGGTGTTGAACCACTCCCGGGCCGCCTCGTTGCGCACCAGCGGGTCGTACCAGCCGAGTTCCTCGATGGCGCGGCCATCGCGGGGGGTGCGGGCGTCCATCACGCAGATGCGGAAGAACGGGCGGTGCCGCCGGCCGAACGACTTCATGCGAATCTTGACCATCTGGATCGATCACTCCCGGTGGGTCGGGGCGCGGCTCGGACGCATGTTCGAGGGTCCCAAACTGGCGGGCACCCCCCTGCCCTTGCGCCTCGCAAGGTCGGGGGGCGGGGCCGGTTCCCGAGCCATCGGCGGCCCCGCGGCCGGGGTCGACCCAAGAGGGTCGGTCCCGGCTCATGCCCTCTCATTCGGCGATCGGCGAGACGTCGTTCCTGTCGTCGGATGACGGCCCGGCCCCTCGTCGTCTCGCCTGCCGAGGGGGCCGGGCCGTGGTTCGGTGGTGGTTCGTGGGCTCAGTCGTCGAGGGTGAAGTCCCAGGCGTGGAACTCGCGATTCCAGGCCGAATACCAGGGCCCCGCCCCGTGCGGGGGGACGCGGCCGGTCCGGGTCAGGTGTTGCCAGAGTTCCCGGAACTCCCCCGGCTCCGAGGGGTGGAGCCGGGAGGCGTCGAGCCGGCCGACGCGGCTGTCCGGGGGCACCCGGTCGCCCGGGTCCTCCCCGCGCAACTCCCGCTCGACCGTCCGGAGCAGTTCGCGGTAGAGGTCGAGCACCGTCGCGACCTGTGCCGGCTCGACGCCCGCCGCGGCGGCGACCCGCCGGGCCCCCTCGGCGTCGATCGCGGCCAGGTCGGCCCGATCGGCGGGGGTCACGGCGTCGAGGATCGCCAGGTAGCGGTCGACCCCCGCGTCCGGGTCGAGGAGGTGGGGGTCGAACAGCGGGCCGAACAGCTCGGGCAGCTTGCCGCGGAACGCCTCCCGGATCGTCACCCCCCGGCCCCGAATCTCGGCGATCAGGCCCCGGAAGTGGGAGAAGGTCAGCAGGGAGGCGGGGTCCCCGGGGTCGCTCATGGCCTCGGCCCTCCCGAGGAGGGGTCGAGGGTGAAGTCCCAGAGGCGCTGGTCGCGGTCCTTGTGGTCGGCCAGGGGGCCGATCGACCGGTCGTAGCGGGCGGGACCGACGAGGTCCCGGACCAGATCCCGGTGCCGGGCCTGGGCGGCCGGGTCGGGCGCGTCCGGCCGGGACCCGGCCGGGGGGCTCGTCAGGAGGAGGAAGTAATAGGACAGCGCCTCCGGCCAGGGCATGGGCTGTTTCTCGGCGATCATGCCGATGGCGGAGAGTCGGCAGAGGATCGCTTTGACCCGGCCGGGCTCGACCCCGGCCGCATGGGCGATGCGGCGCCGGGCGAGGCCGTCGATCGAGCCCAGGTCGGCACGCTCCCGCGGGGTCATCGCGTCGAGGACCGCCAGGATCACGGCGACCTCGGCCCCGGGGGCCCGGACTCGGGCCCAGTAGGGCTCCAGGTTCCGGTGACGGACGACCTCCTCGGCGAGCGTCCCGGCGTCGATCAGCCGGGCGAGCTGGGATCGGAAGGCGTCGAGGTCGAAGGGGGGGATGGGCCGGTCGCTCACGGGTTGGGCCCCCCCTTGCGCTTCTCCCGCAGCTCCTTCTGGATGCGGCGGGCCTCCTTCTCCCGGAGCTTCTTCTGCTTCTCGCGCTCCTTGGGGGTGAGGCGCTTGCCGGTGCTCTGCTTGGTGGTCTTGAGGATGGCGCCGGGGTTGAAGGCGCCGGCCTTGCCCAGGCCGGAGAGCATCCGGACGCGGTCCATCATGCTCATCTGCGACATGCCCTTGACCATCGCGGCCATGGCGTCGAACTGCTTGACCAGGCCGGAGACGTCCTGCGGCTCGCAGCCGGCGCCGGAGGCGATCCGGCGGCGTCGGCCGATGTCGATGGAGTGGGGGTCGCGGCGCTCGTCGGGGGTCATGCTGTCGATGATCCCCTGGATGCGCTTGACCTCGGCGTCGGCGTCCACCCCCTCGAGCATCGCCCCCATCTGGTTCATGCCGGGGATCTTGCCCATGAGGTCCTTGACCGACCCCATCTTCTTCATGGTGACGATCTGCTTGCGGAAGTCGTCGAGGTCGAACTTCCCCCTGGCCATCCGCTCCTGCTGGCGCCTCGCCTCGTCCTCGTCGACGGCGTCCTTGGCCGCCTCGACGAGGCCGACGATGTCGCCCATGCCCAGCATCTGGCCGACGATCCGCTCGGGGTCGAACGGGTCGAGCCGCTCCAGCTTCTCCCCCATGCCGACGAACTTCACCGGCACGCCGGTGACCTGCCGGACCGACAGCGCGGCGCCGCCGCGGGCGTCGCCGTCGAGCTTGGTCATGATGACGCCGTCGAGCTCCAGCGCCTCGTTGAAGGCGCCGGCCGAGGCGACGGCGTCCTGGCCGGTGAGGGCGTCGCAGACGAAGTAGACCTGGTGGGGGCGGACCTTCTTCTCGATCTTCTTGAGCTGGCCCATCAGCTCGTCGTCGACGTGCAGGCGGCCGGCGGTGTCGAGGATGACGGTGTCCCGGCCCAGCTTCTCGGCCTCGAGCACGCCCTTGCGGCAGACCTCGACGGGGTCGGCGGCGGCGGGGTCCTCGGCGTGGACGGGCACGTCCAGCTGCCGGCCGAGGACGAGGAGCTGCTCGATGGCGGCGGGGCGCTGGAGGTCGGCGGCGACCATCAACGGCTTGCGGCCGAGCCCGATCAGCCGCCGGGCGAGCTTGCCGCAGGTGGTCGTCTTGCCCGAGCCCTGGAGGCCGCAGAGCATGATGACCGTCGGCCCGGCCTTCTCGAACCGGATGTGGGGGTCGCCCTCCCCCATCAGCTCGATCAGCTCGTCGTGGACGATCTTGACGATCTGCTGGTCGGGGCGGACGCTCTTGATCAGCTCCTGGCCGGCGGCCTTCTCGGTCACGCGCTTCATGAAGCGCTGGACGACCTCGTAGTTGACGTCGGCCTCCAGCAGGGCGGTGCGGACGGCCCGCAGGCCCTCCTGCATGTTGGCCTCGGTCAGCTTGCCCCGGACCTTGAACCGGCCGAGGGCGTCCGACAGGCGGTGCTGGATGTCGTCGAACATGGGGACGTACCGTGATCGCCGCGTTTCGTGGTCGCGAATCGCCAATTCTAACGATCGCGCCGACGCCCGGCAATGGCATCCGATCGGCCGTCGGGGGCCGCCCCGGCGAGGCCGGCCGGGATCGTCGCGGGGCGGGCCCGGCGGCCGGTGGGACTCGGGCGGTGCGCCGATGGCGATTCGGCGATTCTGAGACAAGGCAAGGAGTTGCGCCGAAGAAATGGGTTCGCTCGGCGCCGTGCACACCGGGGAGGCGGCGGCGAGGACCGGGGAACACCCCGGCCACCCGGCGGACGGAGATCCGGGGCGAGAACGGTGCGGCCGGTGCGCCGGGACGTTCGCGGGCGGTGCGCCAAACTCGAATTCGAGATTCCCAGGCGAGACAAGGGGTTGCGTCGAGCAATTGGGTTCGCTCCGTCGCGGCGCACCGAGGAACGCCCGAGGATCGGCGGGCGATCCGGGGTGACCCGGGATCGCGTTGTCCCGCAACCCCTCCGGCCCGGGGTGGCTGGGATCCGCGCAGCGGCCCCCGGCGACGGGCACCTCCCGACCGGGTGCCCGCCCCGCTCGACCCCGGCCACCCCCGAGGAAATCATTGCTATTGAGAACGCATCAAATGGTCCATGTGGGCATCTCTGGAGTGCCGTCAGCCGTTTCCGTGTGGCGCCGGAACAATGGGACCGGAGGACCGGGCGCAGGAGGGCCGGGACGCCGGGGGCGTCGGAGGGGGATCGGGGGGCACGGGGGGCGGTTTTCGGCACGTCGAGCAGGCCCGCGCAGGGGGAAGTTTGGCGGGGCCGAACGGACGACCCCTCCCCTATAAGATCGTGGGGAGGGGCGTTTTCAGTCACACGAACCGGCGCCCTCAGCGGTCGAGCAGCGGGGAGCCGTCCCGGGCGATCTCGGCGAGCGTGGCGACCTCGTCGGCGGAGAGGGGGCGGTCGAAGACCATCAGGTCGTCCATCAGGCCGGCGTAGCCGAGGCCGAGGAAGACGACGGCCTCGTCGGGATCCCAGGTGTAGACCTGGTTCCGGCCGGAGACGGTGCCCTGGGGCCGGCCGTCGAGGTAGAGGCGGGCCTCGCCGTCGGCCCGGCCGGTGTTGAAGCGGTCGAAGGTGATGGCGACGTGCGTCCACCGGCCGGAGGCGAAGGGGGTCTGATCGACGACCACCACCGGCTTCTCGGAGGCGGGCATCGTCTCGAAGTCCTTGTTCTCGGGGTTCCAGACCTCCAGGTCGGCCAGGACGCCGAGCCGGAAGACCCGGGGGCGGTCGTCCCTGGTGAAATCCGTCCAGATGGCGGCGTCGTTCCAGGCGCTGTCGGTGATCTGGATCGGGTCGGCGAAGCGGGGGGGCAGATCCGTCTCGGGGTCGAGGCTCAGGAAATAGGAGATCGTGCCGGACCAGCCGTCGGGGCCGGAACCGGGGGGGGTGTAAGGGAGGTTCCCCGGGACCCTGTAGAAGTGGGCCCGGGTGTTCTCCGGGGAGAACCGGAGGGCGCCCCCGGCCCGGCCCCCCTCGGCCAGCCGTTCGAGGCCGGGGCCGGCGATGCCCTCGACCGGGTCCTCCCGGGAGGCCGAGGCGGAGGAGTAGAAGGTGGGATCTCCCCGGGCCAGGTCGGCGTCGAGGCCGTCGTCGAAGCTGACGGCGAAGGTGAGGGACTCGGCCATCGACGCCGGCAGCGGCCCGTCGGCGGCGGTCGCCGGGGCGGTCGCGGCGAGGGCCAGGAGCAGGGGGAGGCAGGGGCGGCGGTCGGTCATCGGCGCGTCCTCCGGTCGGTCGTTCGGTCGCGGCGGGTCGGAGCGTGGGCCGCGATCATCTTTATCCGACGGGAGGGGGGATTCCCAGCGGGTCAGGGGAGGAGGTCGGGTCCCCCCGGGGCGTCCCCCCCTGCCCTCCGGGCGCCGGAGTGGTCCGCGTAGGTGGCCCAGGAGGGGGCGTAGCCGTCGACGGCCTGGAGGCCCCAGGAGGACCAGCCGGGGCGGGTGCCCCGGGCGAAGAGTTCGAGGTGGGGGCCGGGGGAGCAGGACTCGATGATCGGGTACTGGGCGTCGGGCTTGCGGCTGTGCTCCTGCTTGCGGGAGGCCAGCAGGTTGACCTG carries:
- a CDS encoding 3-keto-disaccharide hydrolase, which gives rise to MPRSPRVALLSMILLGGAAPAPCLAADDEGWRPLFDGTALDREAWTQVGGGGFSLVDGSLRTDPSPDGLGVLLYTKETLGDCQIRVVYRSEDARDNAGVHVRVADDLEKLKAPSDPDAETGAWFAVHHGYEVQICDFPDPLHRTGAIYSLAPATSSPEKAPEEWKTMVITLDGDLVTVDVDGVRLSEFDPKAEDLPPRTEWYEPKREPVRPRAGYIGLQVHDPGDVVFFKEVSIRPLPTSPE
- a CDS encoding dienelactone hydrolase family protein; this encodes MRSPSRTAPRPDRGTPPPWLAEVQTPPDSIPADADRPAPALLDAGGRPIPSPDAWARRRAELRRAWLDFLGRIDDPGPLPPPTVLGRDTVAPEADGQPPVDRLLVRYEPEPGRLVEAYLLRPADPAPLASRPGAVVLHSTVDYTIRQPAGLEGPADKSIGLHLARRGYVAVCPRCFLWEQGGPGRYQDAVAWQRRRHPGATGTAQMTFDARRALDLLLAEPDVDRDRVAAIGHSLGAKEALFLAALDDRVAATVSSEGGIGIGYSNWDAPWYHGEAVNRPGFALDHAQVLALVAPRPFLLIGGDSADGDRSWPYIEACLPAYRLLGAPDALGLFNHRQGHAYPPEAQARAYDWLDWGLGG
- the trmD gene encoding tRNA (guanosine(37)-N1)-methyltransferase TrmD; this encodes MPPPPLRFDVLTLFPGLFEGFLSESILKRAIRRGLVSVDLWDIRRWALDKHRSVDDTPFGGGPGMLMMAPPVVSAVEAVRASFGDGPGRLIAMTPAGRRLDQAFVSELAGEPRIVLLCGRYEGFDQRIFDVLRPEALSIGDYVLSGGEVPAMAVIDAVMRLVPGVLGDERSALDESFGPDGGLEYPHYTRPRSYRGLGVPEVLLGGDHAAIDRWRRRHRREAGPPA
- the rpsP gene encoding 30S ribosomal protein S16, with product MVKIRMKSFGRRHRPFFRICVMDARTPRDGRAIEELGWYDPLVRNEAAREWFNTPRVRYWLSVGAQPTEKVAAMLKRHGITKPGNGEPWDNVPAEERPAPGAKTTHLTGGPAPKAKAAPPAPEPEPAPAAEAAPAAEEAKAEESSS
- the ffh gene encoding signal recognition particle protein, whose amino-acid sequence is MFDDIQHRLSDALGRFKVRGKLTEANMQEGLRAVRTALLEADVNYEVVQRFMKRVTEKAAGQELIKSVRPDQQIVKIVHDELIELMGEGDPHIRFEKAGPTVIMLCGLQGSGKTTTCGKLARRLIGLGRKPLMVAADLQRPAAIEQLLVLGRQLDVPVHAEDPAAADPVEVCRKGVLEAEKLGRDTVILDTAGRLHVDDELMGQLKKIEKKVRPHQVYFVCDALTGQDAVASAGAFNEALELDGVIMTKLDGDARGGAALSVRQVTGVPVKFVGMGEKLERLDPFDPERIVGQMLGMGDIVGLVEAAKDAVDEDEARRQQERMARGKFDLDDFRKQIVTMKKMGSVKDLMGKIPGMNQMGAMLEGVDADAEVKRIQGIIDSMTPDERRDPHSIDIGRRRRIASGAGCEPQDVSGLVKQFDAMAAMVKGMSQMSMMDRVRMLSGLGKAGAFNPGAILKTTKQSTGKRLTPKEREKQKKLREKEARRIQKELREKRKGGPNP
- a CDS encoding LamG domain-containing protein, producing the protein MTDRRPCLPLLLALAATAPATAADGPLPASMAESLTFAVSFDDGLDADLARGDPTFYSSASASREDPVEGIAGPGLERLAEGGRAGGALRFSPENTRAHFYRVPGNLPYTPPGSGPDGWSGTISYFLSLDPETDLPPRFADPIQITDSAWNDAAIWTDFTRDDRPRVFRLGVLADLEVWNPENKDFETMPASEKPVVVVDQTPFASGRWTHVAITFDRFNTGRADGEARLYLDGRPQGTVSGRNQVYTWDPDEAVVFLGLGYAGLMDDLMVFDRPLSADEVATLAEIARDGSPLLDR